In Candidatus Nitronauta litoralis, one DNA window encodes the following:
- a CDS encoding TM2 domain-containing protein, translating to MTTQDTHSKTIGYLLWVFGFTGGHRFYYGKPISGTIYFFTLGLFFIGWIVDLFLIPSMDREADQKFTDGRISYSTAWILLTFLGVFGIHRFYIGKWGTGIIYLLTGGLLLIGVIYDFWNLNKQISEIHAEEAAGVTST from the coding sequence ATGACAACACAGGATACACACAGTAAAACTATTGGCTACCTGCTCTGGGTTTTCGGGTTCACCGGCGGGCACCGTTTTTACTATGGAAAACCCATAAGCGGTACGATTTATTTTTTTACACTGGGACTTTTCTTTATTGGATGGATCGTTGATTTATTCCTCATTCCTTCAATGGACCGGGAAGCTGACCAGAAGTTCACCGATGGCAGGATCAGTTACAGCACGGCCTGGATATTATTGACCTTTCTGGGGGTCTTCGGTATTCACCGATTCTATATTGGTAAATGGGGAACGGGAATCATCTATCTTTTGACAGGGGGACTGTTGCTTATTGGAGTGATTTACGATTTCTGGAACCTGAACAAACAGATCAGTGAAATCCACGCTGAAGAGGCGGCAGGGGTAACCTCAACCTGA
- a CDS encoding DUF2079 domain-containing protein has protein sequence MTVSQASEPVVSPVPENVAPSAEETQQTVSTGGLTAWCWTVILFVVFAMMAGAKYLTLHTTFLDLGLYLNRVFLVAEGQWQVALSGHAQPVLWLLALLHKVVTPDRVPLALLALQALMIALPLRWLWKEWGPLVAVAYALYFPIWYNNLFDFHPDHLVIPLLFAFFLFERKEKYSAACFAAILLCGIKEPYALQTAACGLYLALVRKQWKAGFCLMGVGLGYFIIALQIILPMYTLGDRLGPNTQAFSWLGKDMFGVVETLFTNPSNWIDEIVNHSGKETYLLVVFGCLGFLSLLSPAPLIVALPIIFLALLSRNPNHFGLFFHYTSGLVAPMIVSFAGGIPVARKIGSWVDLKEPAFYILVIAGLLIGHARYAPSFLSWRFYQENDWSYHLSAYAPSQRDAAVRQALEEYIPATVPVSVQNNINTAYLSQRSHIFVFPRGVDSPVDVRGTDSTSQPGFIWADFVVLDLTRPLFWGDKTCKWRLGACEDGEVSAKFLKLLEETLKNYEILYDRDRFLILRRTRYLESRKELSSQFQAAI, from the coding sequence ATGACTGTTTCGCAAGCATCGGAGCCAGTCGTTTCTCCGGTTCCGGAAAACGTGGCTCCATCTGCTGAAGAGACGCAACAGACGGTATCCACCGGAGGCCTGACAGCATGGTGCTGGACGGTTATCCTGTTTGTTGTTTTTGCCATGATGGCTGGAGCAAAATACCTTACTTTGCACACCACCTTCCTGGATTTGGGATTGTATTTGAACCGGGTTTTTCTTGTCGCTGAGGGACAATGGCAGGTGGCCTTATCCGGGCATGCTCAACCAGTCCTTTGGCTCCTGGCACTTTTGCATAAAGTAGTAACTCCAGACAGAGTTCCACTGGCCCTTTTAGCGTTGCAGGCTTTGATGATTGCGCTTCCCTTGCGATGGCTGTGGAAAGAATGGGGACCCCTGGTTGCCGTTGCGTACGCGCTCTATTTTCCTATCTGGTACAACAATCTGTTTGATTTCCATCCGGATCATCTGGTTATTCCACTGCTGTTTGCGTTTTTCCTGTTTGAGCGAAAGGAAAAATATTCTGCTGCCTGTTTCGCGGCTATTTTGCTTTGTGGAATCAAAGAACCGTATGCCTTGCAAACCGCTGCATGCGGTCTATATCTGGCGTTGGTACGAAAACAATGGAAAGCGGGTTTTTGTTTGATGGGGGTGGGTCTCGGTTATTTCATTATTGCTCTCCAGATTATTTTGCCCATGTATACGCTGGGAGATCGTTTGGGGCCTAACACTCAGGCTTTTTCCTGGTTGGGGAAGGATATGTTCGGGGTGGTCGAAACTTTATTTACCAATCCCTCGAATTGGATCGATGAAATTGTCAATCACTCTGGAAAAGAAACCTACCTTCTTGTCGTGTTCGGTTGCCTGGGATTTCTTTCGCTGCTTTCCCCGGCCCCGCTAATTGTAGCGTTGCCGATTATTTTTCTGGCGCTGCTTTCACGCAATCCAAATCATTTCGGTTTGTTTTTTCATTACACCTCTGGACTGGTGGCTCCGATGATAGTTTCTTTCGCCGGGGGAATCCCTGTTGCCAGAAAAATCGGATCCTGGGTCGATTTAAAAGAACCCGCCTTTTATATTCTGGTGATAGCCGGATTATTGATAGGCCATGCTCGCTATGCCCCTTCATTTTTAAGTTGGCGTTTCTATCAGGAAAACGATTGGTCGTATCACTTAAGTGCGTATGCTCCTTCACAACGAGATGCCGCTGTTCGACAGGCCTTGGAGGAATATATACCTGCCACTGTTCCGGTGAGCGTTCAAAACAATATCAACACAGCATATCTGTCTCAGCGAAGTCATATTTTTGTTTTTCCCAGGGGGGTAGATTCCCCGGTAGACGTCCGTGGTACAGATTCAACTTCCCAACCCGGTTTTATCTGGGCAGATTTTGTTGTGCTGGACCTTACCCGCCCCTTGTTTTGGGGAGATAAGACCTGCAAGTGGAGGTTAGGTGCTTGTGAAGATGGAGAAGTCTCAGCAAAATTCCTGAAATTACTCGAGGAGACTCTGAAAAATTACGAAATTTTATATGACAGGGATCGTTTCCTGATTCTCAGGCGAACTCGTTATCTGGAATCCAGGAAAGAGTTAAGTTCCCAGTTTCAGGCAGCAATATGA
- a CDS encoding glycosyltransferase family 4 protein has translation MAMAESLLLHDAFDFKGGGERLVLSLCRELNLDLAYGQWCADSFDLSDLPGQTFDLNGYSSLIGYRTINRYRAFTKRTRFLKKYRTVIYSGINAPLAVHNHRNGKNIFYCHTPPRALYDLREYQMNRLSFFRRFLVARYNDWFQPLYEEAVKHMDVVVANSRNTQERLTRFLDLESVVVNPPCPTQWFQWKGQGDYYLSPARLEGVKRVGRVLEAFSGLPDKKLIVTSSGPEFLQLREKYKSFSNISFTGPVEEEELRSLIGNAIATLYIPVDEDFGMSPVESMAAGKPVIGVREGGLIETVMDGETGILLNADPSIEQIRQGVMDLSPTRALSMREACEAQAQKFDEKIFINKMQSLINS, from the coding sequence ATAGCCATGGCTGAATCTCTGCTCTTACACGATGCGTTTGATTTCAAGGGTGGCGGAGAGCGACTGGTTCTCAGTTTGTGTCGAGAACTGAATCTTGATCTGGCTTACGGACAATGGTGCGCCGATAGTTTTGATCTGTCCGATCTCCCCGGACAAACGTTCGACCTAAACGGGTATTCTTCATTGATAGGCTATAGGACCATCAACCGTTACCGAGCGTTTACAAAACGAACACGTTTTTTAAAAAAGTATCGGACGGTAATATACAGTGGCATCAACGCCCCCCTTGCGGTTCACAACCATCGCAATGGGAAAAATATTTTTTATTGCCATACACCGCCTCGTGCGCTTTACGATTTACGTGAATACCAGATGAACCGTTTGTCTTTCTTTCGAAGATTTCTTGTTGCCCGTTACAATGACTGGTTCCAACCCTTATATGAAGAAGCAGTGAAGCATATGGATGTGGTCGTTGCCAATTCCAGGAATACACAGGAACGTCTAACCCGTTTCCTTGATCTCGAATCGGTTGTTGTTAACCCGCCTTGTCCAACACAGTGGTTTCAATGGAAAGGGCAGGGAGATTATTATCTTTCCCCTGCGCGACTTGAAGGGGTTAAGCGGGTTGGTCGTGTGCTGGAAGCTTTTTCAGGGTTGCCTGATAAAAAATTAATCGTGACCTCTTCAGGTCCGGAGTTTTTACAACTTCGTGAAAAATATAAATCCTTTTCCAATATTAGTTTTACGGGTCCTGTAGAAGAGGAGGAACTCCGCAGCCTGATCGGCAATGCGATTGCCACCCTCTACATTCCGGTGGATGAGGATTTTGGAATGTCGCCCGTGGAGTCTATGGCTGCAGGAAAACCAGTCATCGGGGTTCGCGAAGGAGGTTTAATCGAGACGGTGATGGACGGCGAAACAGGCATCCTGTTGAATGCAGACCCTTCAATTGAACAGATTCGGCAGGGTGTAATGGATCTGTCTCCGACCCGGGCTCTTTCCATGCGTGAAGCCTGTGAGGCTCAAGCCCAAAAGTTTGATGAGAAAATTTTTATCAATAAAATGCAGTCATTAATAAATAGTTGA
- the pyk gene encoding pyruvate kinase: MSFKMTKIIATLGPASGNRKTIDALVKAGVNIFRLNMSHGNYPDLKKWIRFIRAVEIQQKTVIGILIDLQGPKIRVGKFQNGFIHLNPDDILTFTTRNVTGSAKLVPIQLAGFSKSVKPGDLVYLNDGSLCVKVKSISGNDVKVQVTVGGVLSDFKGVNLPDAELTTSPITAKDKRDLKFGLSEGVDFVGLSFVGSPNDIHQLRRLIHKAGGDANIIAKIERKVAVKCYREIIEAADGVMVARGDLGIEIPLTQVPVAQQKILWECATQQKPAIVATQMLESMVENNRPTRAEVSDISTAVMGGADAVMLSAETATGKYPVGAVRMMAATAREMEDYQKTHRRILPWQRFFNEDPPVSQGIAYSANRLVELLGGRALMVYTKTGGTAMQVASPKPNVPIFTFTSVRECARRMALIRGTVPIIIKSERGFLGDITPFFKKIKETQLLKKGDRIILTTGIPLGVPQWTNVIRVEEMP; this comes from the coding sequence ATGTCTTTCAAAATGACCAAGATCATTGCGACCCTAGGCCCGGCCAGTGGCAACAGGAAAACTATTGACGCTCTCGTGAAGGCGGGAGTCAATATTTTCCGCCTGAATATGTCGCATGGGAATTATCCCGATTTAAAAAAATGGATTCGTTTTATTAGAGCGGTCGAAATTCAACAGAAAACGGTAATCGGTATTCTCATCGATTTGCAGGGACCCAAGATTCGTGTTGGAAAATTTCAGAATGGGTTTATTCATTTAAATCCAGACGATATACTCACCTTCACTACCCGCAATGTAACCGGATCCGCCAAGCTTGTCCCTATTCAACTCGCCGGATTTTCCAAGTCGGTTAAGCCGGGCGATCTTGTTTACCTGAATGATGGCAGCCTTTGCGTGAAGGTAAAGTCTATTTCAGGAAATGATGTCAAAGTGCAGGTAACAGTTGGAGGGGTGTTGTCGGATTTTAAAGGGGTCAACCTACCCGATGCTGAACTCACCACCAGCCCGATTACTGCAAAAGATAAACGTGATTTAAAATTTGGCTTGAGTGAAGGGGTAGATTTTGTTGGCCTTTCTTTTGTGGGATCGCCCAATGATATTCACCAACTCAGACGCTTGATTCACAAAGCGGGAGGAGACGCCAACATCATTGCCAAGATCGAACGAAAAGTGGCAGTAAAATGTTATCGCGAGATCATCGAAGCTGCTGACGGCGTGATGGTCGCACGTGGCGATCTTGGAATTGAAATCCCATTAACGCAAGTCCCAGTGGCACAGCAGAAAATTTTATGGGAATGTGCAACGCAGCAAAAGCCAGCCATCGTTGCAACACAAATGCTCGAATCAATGGTTGAAAACAATCGACCCACCCGGGCAGAAGTTTCTGATATCTCCACAGCCGTAATGGGCGGGGCCGATGCCGTTATGCTTTCGGCCGAAACCGCTACGGGCAAATACCCTGTTGGCGCAGTCCGCATGATGGCAGCCACTGCAAGAGAAATGGAGGATTATCAGAAAACCCACCGACGAATTCTTCCCTGGCAAAGATTTTTCAATGAAGATCCCCCGGTTTCCCAGGGCATTGCCTATTCTGCCAACCGGCTGGTGGAGTTATTAGGAGGCAGGGCTTTAATGGTCTATACCAAAACAGGAGGGACCGCGATGCAGGTGGCATCGCCCAAGCCGAACGTCCCTATTTTCACGTTTACCTCTGTACGCGAATGTGCCCGGCGTATGGCCCTCATTCGCGGTACTGTACCCATCATAATCAAAAGCGAACGGGGATTTCTTGGCGACATAACCCCTTTTTTTAAAAAAATAAAAGAAACCCAACTATTGAAAAAAGGGGATCGCATCATTCTCACAACCGGGATTCCACTTGGTGTTCCGCAATGGACCAATGTCATCCGGGTCGAGGAAATGCCTTGA
- a CDS encoding CusA/CzcA family heavy metal efflux RND transporter, producing the protein MLNRIIEFSIRQRLMVILITIGMGVWGVFNFQKLPIDALPDITNIQVQINTEAVGYSPLEVEQRISFPLETALAGLPRLESMRSLSRYGLSQLTLVFEDGTDIYFARQILSNRLTQATGQLPPGIQPEMGPIATGLGEIFMWALKWKEGFNPNTSELESLTRLREEEDWIVRPQLRNVPGVIEVNTIGGYVKQIHVTPNPGKLMAHQLSFRDVLNALARNNQNVGSGFLEHKGEQYLIRTPGQVASLDDIRRITLGSHRGVPILIQDVAEVSLGKELRTGAATHNGQEVVMGTVFMLKGENSRTVSKRVSDQLKEIQKTLPEGMEAKTLYDRTKLVNATLNTVWNNLAEGALFVVLVLFLLLRHFRAALITALVIPLSMLFAITGMVENKISGNLLSLGAIDFGIIVDCTVIIVENCLRRLQEKQSQSFQPLTREERHSIVREASREVSRPSIFGVLIIMVVYLPILTLTGIEGKMFQPMAFTVLAALLGALLLSITFVPAMVAQFAHVKSKPEKTPWFDAIKNRYLNTLEQALQYRVSLLTTVSILLVACLLIAINMGREFLPTLDERDLAVHALRIPGTSLSQAVKMQHHLEKKFMELPEIDYIFSKIGTGDIATDPMPPSVADTFVILKPRKDWPDPRMTHDALIAKFESFVKPLPGNKYEFTQPIQMRFNELIAGVRADVAVKIHGDDMDTLHDIGERVVENLNRISGASDVRMEQVTGLPVLTIHLRREELSRMGLNISDVQDVIQIALGGMSAGQVFQGDRRFDLIVRLPENLRSRIDYLKRLPLPYPENWLKPMNSKTNNALNPHKEILTSIPLGTVADFEVIQGPNQISRENGKRRIVVTANVRERDLGSFIESAQNTLNENLTLPSGFWITWGGQFEHLISAAQRLKIVVPIALTLIFIFLFFAVRSFTHTLMIFTGVPLALTGGILFIWLRGIPLSISAAIGFIALSGVAVLNGLVLITFINKLTAEGLELKAAILKGCATRLRPILMTALVASLGFVPMALATGTGAEVQRPLATVVIGGILSSTVLTLFVLPALMFSVREKKPAPSLAQPTESVS; encoded by the coding sequence GTGCTCAATCGCATAATTGAATTTTCTATCCGACAACGCTTAATGGTTATCCTGATAACTATTGGTATGGGCGTTTGGGGTGTTTTCAATTTTCAAAAACTTCCTATCGACGCGTTACCGGACATTACGAATATCCAGGTCCAGATCAACACAGAGGCCGTAGGCTATTCCCCCCTTGAAGTGGAGCAAAGGATCAGCTTCCCGCTTGAAACAGCACTCGCCGGTTTGCCACGCCTGGAAAGTATGCGATCGTTATCGCGCTACGGTTTATCCCAGCTGACTCTGGTTTTTGAGGATGGAACAGATATTTATTTTGCGCGGCAGATTTTATCGAACCGTTTGACTCAGGCAACAGGACAGCTGCCTCCCGGGATCCAGCCTGAAATGGGACCGATCGCAACCGGGCTTGGCGAAATATTTATGTGGGCCCTTAAATGGAAAGAGGGATTCAACCCTAACACCAGCGAACTGGAATCCCTGACCCGCCTTAGAGAAGAAGAGGACTGGATCGTTCGTCCGCAACTCCGCAACGTACCGGGAGTAATAGAGGTCAACACCATTGGCGGTTACGTCAAACAAATCCACGTCACCCCGAATCCCGGAAAACTGATGGCTCACCAACTGTCGTTCCGTGATGTGCTTAACGCCCTGGCTAGAAATAACCAGAACGTTGGATCAGGTTTTCTGGAACACAAGGGAGAACAATATCTTATTCGAACACCTGGGCAGGTGGCAAGCCTCGACGACATTCGTCGTATCACTCTTGGCAGTCATCGCGGAGTTCCCATTCTGATTCAGGATGTTGCGGAAGTTTCGCTGGGCAAAGAGTTAAGAACCGGCGCCGCCACCCACAACGGCCAGGAAGTGGTTATGGGCACGGTGTTCATGCTGAAAGGAGAAAACAGCCGAACCGTTTCAAAGCGTGTCTCCGACCAGTTAAAAGAAATTCAAAAAACCCTGCCGGAAGGGATGGAAGCAAAGACTCTCTACGACCGGACAAAACTGGTCAACGCTACGCTGAACACAGTGTGGAACAATCTTGCAGAAGGCGCACTGTTTGTTGTCCTGGTTCTGTTTCTCCTGCTGAGACATTTTCGAGCGGCACTAATTACAGCCCTCGTGATTCCTCTTTCTATGCTATTTGCCATCACGGGGATGGTGGAAAATAAAATCAGTGGGAATCTTTTAAGTCTGGGTGCGATTGACTTCGGAATCATTGTGGACTGCACCGTGATCATTGTTGAGAACTGCTTGCGCAGGCTCCAGGAAAAACAATCTCAATCATTCCAACCGCTCACCCGTGAAGAGCGACATAGTATAGTGCGCGAAGCATCGCGGGAAGTTTCTCGTCCCAGTATTTTCGGTGTGCTCATCATCATGGTGGTGTATCTGCCAATACTGACTTTGACGGGCATTGAAGGCAAAATGTTTCAACCCATGGCATTCACCGTGCTGGCAGCTTTGCTCGGGGCGTTGCTGCTTTCGATCACTTTTGTTCCCGCCATGGTCGCCCAGTTCGCCCATGTAAAATCAAAACCCGAAAAAACCCCATGGTTTGATGCAATCAAAAATCGATACCTTAATACTCTCGAACAAGCACTCCAGTATCGTGTCAGCCTCCTCACAACGGTTTCAATTCTGCTGGTCGCATGTCTCTTAATTGCTATCAACATGGGACGGGAGTTTCTTCCCACACTTGATGAACGCGATCTGGCGGTCCATGCCCTCCGAATTCCTGGCACGAGTCTCAGTCAGGCGGTAAAGATGCAGCATCATCTTGAAAAAAAATTCATGGAACTTCCGGAGATTGACTACATTTTTTCCAAAATAGGGACAGGGGATATCGCAACCGACCCCATGCCACCCAGCGTCGCCGACACCTTTGTAATATTAAAGCCTCGCAAGGACTGGCCCGATCCCCGGATGACCCACGATGCCCTCATCGCGAAATTTGAATCGTTTGTAAAGCCACTGCCCGGAAACAAGTATGAGTTCACCCAACCCATTCAGATGCGATTCAACGAACTCATCGCAGGGGTGCGCGCGGATGTTGCTGTCAAAATTCATGGTGATGACATGGACACGCTTCATGATATTGGCGAACGTGTAGTAGAAAATCTCAACAGAATTTCGGGAGCCTCTGATGTCAGGATGGAGCAGGTAACAGGACTACCGGTGCTGACAATTCACCTTAGACGCGAGGAACTATCGCGAATGGGGTTGAATATCTCTGATGTCCAGGATGTGATTCAGATCGCTTTAGGCGGTATGTCCGCTGGCCAGGTATTTCAGGGCGATCGCCGTTTTGATCTCATCGTACGACTTCCGGAAAACCTGCGCAGCCGAATTGACTATCTGAAGAGGCTTCCGCTTCCTTACCCTGAAAATTGGCTGAAGCCAATGAATTCAAAAACGAATAATGCATTAAACCCGCATAAGGAAATCCTGACTTCAATTCCACTTGGAACCGTTGCTGACTTTGAGGTGATTCAGGGACCAAACCAGATCAGCCGTGAAAACGGAAAACGTCGGATCGTGGTGACTGCCAACGTTCGTGAGCGCGACCTTGGGTCGTTTATTGAATCCGCACAAAACACCCTGAATGAAAACTTAACACTACCTTCCGGTTTCTGGATCACCTGGGGGGGACAATTTGAACACCTCATCTCCGCAGCCCAACGTTTGAAGATAGTGGTGCCCATCGCGCTCACCCTGATTTTTATTTTTCTGTTCTTTGCGGTGAGGTCGTTTACCCACACCCTGATGATTTTTACTGGAGTCCCGCTGGCACTTACCGGGGGAATTCTATTTATCTGGTTGCGTGGAATCCCGTTATCAATATCCGCTGCCATCGGTTTTATAGCCCTGTCTGGAGTTGCAGTTTTGAATGGGCTGGTACTGATCACTTTCATCAATAAACTGACTGCGGAGGGCCTCGAACTGAAAGCCGCTATTCTTAAAGGTTGCGCTACACGACTTCGTCCAATTTTGATGACCGCGCTGGTTGCCTCCCTTGGGTTTGTCCCCATGGCACTGGCAACAGGCACCGGGGCTGAAGTTCAACGTCCTCTTGCCACAGTCGTCATTGGCGGGATCCTATCATCCACCGTGCTGACATTATTCGTTCTTCCGGCACTTATGTTTTCCGTAAGGGAAAAGAAACCCGCGCCTTCACTGGCTCAACCGACCGAATCTGTTTCCTGA
- a CDS encoding oligosaccharide flippase family protein — translation MANFLRTNFLVLFLLNSGNLFNYLFQLVIARQLTPTDFGTFNAINSIAIILLAPSAVLPVVFSRYTVTLLQTSMGQVRDILVRGMKFFTWITLGLLVLCLLGLPGIKSYLHLTSTLPLVLMLIQFSLSLVRPILFGVIQGLQRFTLYGLGSSSIPLVRFLSGLVFVIVLEWGVNGAVFSGVVGAIVAMVIGFWGIRDVLNKPNEPIPPGLTKEMGRYGLPALGTACMVMVLGNLDIVFVRHYCTPEEAGFYATAAILGRIAMFLPGVLTHVLFPVAAQAHEEGEKGSSVLWTSLGLTTLLGGGFALLCALWPEMIISFLFGSKYIDAAPMLVIISIAMALLAIANVVFTFSLARSEFGYLWPLAGGVLLMFILIFLFHDSARTIAMNVLWSVLTILVGTMGWYLSKNFRPQTAP, via the coding sequence GTGGCTAATTTTTTAAGAACCAATTTTCTGGTTCTTTTCCTTCTGAATTCCGGAAACCTGTTTAACTATCTCTTCCAGCTTGTTATTGCCAGGCAGCTGACTCCAACCGATTTCGGAACATTCAATGCGATAAATTCAATCGCAATAATTCTACTCGCTCCATCAGCAGTCTTGCCTGTTGTGTTTTCCCGCTACACCGTCACCCTTTTACAAACCAGTATGGGGCAGGTGCGTGACATATTAGTCCGAGGCATGAAGTTTTTTACCTGGATTACTCTGGGACTTCTTGTCTTGTGTTTGTTGGGGCTGCCTGGAATTAAATCCTATCTGCATCTGACATCAACACTGCCCCTCGTTCTTATGCTCATTCAATTCAGCCTGTCGCTGGTTCGTCCTATTCTTTTTGGGGTGATCCAGGGGTTGCAGCGATTTACACTTTACGGGCTGGGGTCCAGCAGCATTCCACTGGTGAGGTTTCTCAGCGGTCTGGTTTTCGTGATTGTTCTGGAATGGGGGGTAAACGGGGCAGTTTTCTCAGGTGTGGTGGGTGCCATTGTTGCCATGGTCATTGGTTTCTGGGGTATCCGGGATGTCCTGAACAAGCCCAATGAGCCGATCCCGCCGGGTTTGACAAAAGAAATGGGACGTTACGGATTACCAGCATTGGGCACGGCTTGTATGGTGATGGTTCTCGGCAATCTCGACATTGTGTTTGTTCGTCATTATTGTACTCCCGAGGAAGCCGGGTTTTACGCCACCGCTGCCATTTTGGGACGTATTGCCATGTTCCTCCCGGGAGTATTAACACATGTTCTCTTTCCTGTTGCAGCTCAGGCTCATGAAGAGGGTGAAAAAGGTTCCAGTGTTTTGTGGACCAGTCTAGGCTTGACGACTCTTCTGGGAGGTGGGTTCGCATTACTTTGCGCTCTTTGGCCCGAGATGATCATCTCTTTTCTGTTTGGCTCGAAATATATCGATGCCGCCCCCATGCTGGTTATCATCAGCATCGCGATGGCCCTTTTGGCTATCGCAAATGTGGTATTTACTTTCTCCTTAGCCCGATCGGAATTTGGTTATCTCTGGCCTCTTGCCGGTGGTGTTCTTTTGATGTTTATATTGATTTTTCTTTTTCACGATTCCGCACGGACTATTGCTATGAATGTCCTCTGGTCCGTATTAACCATTCTAGTGGGAACAATGGGGTGGTACCTGTCAAAAAACTTTCGTCCTCAAACTGCACCATGA
- a CDS encoding oligosaccharide flippase family protein: MTVQKNYASQWWATVYVAGVSLAITFLLGRLFGPGTFGTYSYIVTVGALLGILQDGGFKTLINREQASPSLDLSPEQLFARALGHLLTTTSLAAMVILLLSFEHQKALLLALFSFGLGAATNFISSFKKGTGHFVEEAWWRFRIRTITAIAVVLSVWLWEPTVEGVLIAWSVGQLLVLLSQREFSLTRISFFGKDNKVFKSVLALLIIDIATLIYFKIDIIMLMHLQDSKDAVGFYSASSRIIEGVILLLFPFANVFFRDFRLAWQEHGEFKKLLRVWLMRAGICASLVVPLAWMLAEPVLTLCFGESFTQGEQILRFLLLALFFIIPNLVLTQGVLALNREVFYAKIACLAAVLNIGLNWALIPRLGPEGAALGTGITEAFLFGVFLWNMMRWLKTKPGDSHG, from the coding sequence ATGACCGTTCAGAAAAATTACGCCAGCCAATGGTGGGCTACAGTTTATGTGGCCGGTGTTTCCCTGGCGATCACCTTTCTTTTAGGCCGATTGTTCGGTCCGGGTACATTTGGGACCTACAGTTATATTGTTACGGTGGGAGCCTTATTAGGGATTCTTCAGGATGGAGGTTTTAAAACGTTAATCAATCGTGAGCAGGCCAGTCCCTCACTGGATCTCTCACCGGAGCAACTTTTCGCCAGGGCTCTGGGCCACTTGTTAACTACAACCAGCCTGGCGGCAATGGTGATCCTGCTGTTATCTTTCGAGCATCAAAAGGCTTTGCTTTTGGCCTTGTTTTCATTTGGACTTGGTGCTGCCACAAATTTTATCTCTTCATTTAAAAAAGGAACGGGACATTTTGTTGAAGAAGCCTGGTGGCGATTCCGGATAAGAACCATCACCGCTATTGCGGTGGTTCTTTCTGTCTGGCTGTGGGAACCCACTGTGGAAGGGGTATTGATCGCTTGGTCGGTGGGACAACTGTTGGTTTTATTGTCGCAACGTGAATTTTCCCTGACACGTATCTCCTTTTTTGGAAAAGACAATAAAGTTTTTAAAAGTGTACTGGCCCTGCTCATAATCGACATTGCCACCTTAATCTATTTTAAAATCGACATTATCATGTTAATGCACCTTCAGGATTCCAAGGATGCCGTAGGGTTTTACTCAGCTTCTTCCCGGATTATTGAAGGGGTTATCCTCCTCCTTTTCCCCTTCGCCAATGTGTTTTTTCGTGATTTCCGACTGGCGTGGCAGGAGCATGGCGAGTTTAAAAAACTTTTACGAGTCTGGCTGATGCGCGCAGGCATATGCGCATCATTAGTGGTACCTCTTGCCTGGATGTTGGCGGAGCCGGTATTGACTCTCTGTTTCGGAGAATCATTCACACAGGGAGAACAAATCCTCCGTTTTCTTTTGCTGGCCTTGTTTTTTATCATTCCCAATCTTGTGCTGACCCAGGGAGTCCTGGCGCTGAACCGGGAAGTTTTTTATGCCAAGATTGCCTGTCTTGCAGCAGTTCTTAATATCGGGCTCAATTGGGCCTTGATTCCCCGTTTGGGGCCAGAGGGTGCCGCCCTGGGAACTGGTATTACCGAGGCTTTCCTGTTTGGTGTTTTCCTTTGGAACATGATGCGTTGGCTTAAAACAAAACCCGGTGATAGCCATGGCTGA